The genomic stretch TGAGTCTTGTAAGGCCCCCTTCCTAATGGTGGGGGATTTTAATCAAGTTGAGTACCGATGTGATAAATTAAGTTTGAGTCAAAGGGCTATAGGAGGGGCGGATGATTTTAACTTATGGAAAATTCGTAATGAACTCTTGGATATACTGTTCAAAGGACCACGTTTCACGTGGTGCAATAATCGTAAGGGTGAGAAGCGAGTTTATGAGCGAATTGATAAGGCCTATGGATCAAAGGATTGGTTTACTTTTTTCCCTAATACTGGTATCAAACATTACCCAATCCAAATTTCGGATCATGCACCTATTGAAGTGGATCTGAACCTTGTGGATGCAAAAGGAAGTAGACCATATAAGCTTGATGCCTGGGTCTTAGAACATGAGGAATGCATGGAGAAGATTCGGAATGAGTGGAGGAGGACTGTCATAGGATCACCGGCGTACCAAGTGAATAGGAAATTAGCTAGAATAAGGACGTGTGCTAAACATTGGGCTCTAGATAAACGTGCTGAATGGCGCATGAAATGGGAAGAATTCGATCAAAAATTGGAGCAGGGGATGTCTTTAGCCATCGCCGGAAATGGGGATGAGGAATATTCTGCAGTGAATGAGGAAGTGACGGAGTTTGCAAGGGCGGCGGCGGCTTTCTGGAAACAAAGGGCGAAGGTTAAATGGATGGTTGATGGGGATACATGCACCAAATACTTCTTTAATTGGGTTAAAGGTCGGGCAGGCAGAAATCACATCCATGGGATTAAAGGAtcggatggaatttggtattatGATATGGATCACATTCGAAATGAATTCCAGAATACCTTTATGGATCTCTTTTTATCCTCAAATGGAAATGTGGAGTGGCGAGACCACTCTGCATTCGAGGACTTGCTTCAGCCTCTTGAGCACTCGCTATCCCAAGATGATATGGATCGTCTTTGCAGGCCTTTTACAACCAAGGAGGTGCGCACTGCGGTTTTTTAAATGGGTGCGCTCAAAGCTCCGGGACCTGATGGTATTCCTGCTGTCTTCTTCCAAAGGTGCTGGTCTATGGTCAAAGGTGATGTTACGAAGGCTGTCTTGTCCGTTCTAAATTCTGGCAGGGTGCTTCGGGAACTTAATAGGACCTTCATCACTCTTATTCCAAAGAAAGAGAGCCCGGAAGGAGTTTCGGATTACCGCCCTATTAGCCTCTGTAATGTGACGATGAGGATTGTGACAAAATGTATTGCTAATCGCTTGGCAAGGGTGATGGGTTCACTGATCAGTGAATCTCAGAACGCTTTTCTCCCAGGCAGGAACATTAGTGATAATATCCTCGTGGCGCATGAGGCCATTAATAAGATAACAACGCACCAGTATGGACGGCAAGCTCTATGTGCTTTTAAAGCGGATATGAGTAAGGCATATGACCGGGTTCGATGGGATTTCTTGGAGGTGGTCTTGGTAAAGTATGGATTCCCTCAATCTTTGGTAGCACTTATGATGAATTGTGTTACTTCGGTGAGCTATGAAATTCTGATAAATGGGATCCCACTACCACAATTCAAGCCTCAGTGCGGTCTTCGACAAGGTGATCCCTTATCCccttacttgtttattctatGTATGGAAGTCCTCTCCCGAAATATTGCACATGCTAATGAGCTAAGACTGATCCATGGAATTCAATTAGTTAGGGATGTGCGACCTATTACACACCTCTTTTTTGCGGATGATTCAATTTTCTTTTTCAAGGATAAAGAGGAAACTGTAACCCACCTGGTGCAAATTATAAATGACTACTGCAAAGCGTCAGGGCAACAAATAAATGTGGAAAAATCGGGAATTCTCTTTAGTCAAAATACCACTCTGCTTAAGGCCCAGAAGATTATGAAAGCTTTCAGTATCAAGAAGAATAATGGAATTGGGAAATATCTTGGGATCCCGGCGGAATTTAAAGAGTCTAAGCAAGGGATCTTTGCGGCCCTTATTGATCATGTCACTAGACGAGTTTCTTCACGGAATGGAATTTTTCTATCACCAGCTGGACGACTTACCCTGATTTCATCGGTTCTATCCAATCTCTCAAACTACTTTCTATCGGTCTTCAAAGTTCCGGTAAGTGTGGCAAAAAAGATTAACTCTATTttggcacaattttggtgggCGGGATGTAAATTGGGGAATAAACTTCACTGGTGTAGCAAAAATTTCCTAAGTCTGCCGAAGAGTGCGGGTGGTCTTGGCATTCGGAATGTTCAATGTCTCAACCAAGCTCTGTTAGCCAAACATGGATGGCGACTTGTTTCTCGTGAGAACTCTTTTTTTGCAGGATTTTCCGACAAAAGATTTTTGGGACACAAGTTTTTCAGCATGGGCTACACCCCATCAGAGGTTCTGGATGCTCTTGGGGTGTACGTAGTGTCTTATATGGGCTATCTTTTGTACTGGAGAATATCGGTTGGAAGCCTGGAATCGCCTCGAACTTAAACATGTGGTCGGAAAGATGGGTTGGGGGAGAAAGGCCGGAACCCAGAGATGAATGGTTAGGGCTCAATACCAGCCATCTTGCTATCTTACAGGTTAGGGATCTGTTACTACCTGATGGTTCCTGGAACGAAGGCGTCATAAAGAGTTTATTCACGGAAGAGTGGACTATGCGGATCCTGGTCGTACCGCGTTGTGAAGTAAGACTCAGGGATAAGATTTTTTGGCCTCACACGACGTCGGGTATCTTTACGGTGAAGAGTGCCTATGGATTAATTTTCGAGGAGTACATGATCAGGGCAGGAACTGCTAAAAACAAAAGTAGAATAAATGATCGAAGCCGACTTTTTTGTCGGAAAATACTTTGGAAGTTGTCAATTCCACAGATGTGAAAGATTCTCTTATGGAAAATTATCACCAATGTTTTACCGACAGGGCATGAATTCTACAAGCGAAGCATTGACGTGGACCCGTCATGCGGCATGTGTGACAGCGATCAACGGACTTTGGAAACGCCTGAACATCTTTTTTCGAGATTGCAGCTTTTCAAGTAGAATCTGGGCAGGCTCTAATCTGGGCATTCGCGTAGAAGGAACTGAGGGCGTCTCTATAGCTGACTGGATTTGTAATTGGATCCGATATTTAGCCAAAAGAGAGGAAGGAATCTATCAGGTGATGTCTTTCGTGGCTACATTATGGGCATTATGGACTATGCGAAACAGGATCAAATTTCAGAACCAGGAGGTCAACCCGCATATTATCATCAATATGATATATCGGGCCATCCGGGAACGAGTGAACATACTGAAGAAGTCTCTTGATAAAAAAACGGAAAGAAGTAACAGGAGACTGGAAGAGGAAATGACACTCCAAGAGGAATCTTTGGCTATTCGGGATGGGCACCCGGTGTGTATTCTCGGTATGCCAAGCGGATGTGCTGTGATACGGGTGAAGGTTGATGCTAGCTGGAACAGGAATTTTGAGGCGGCCTTCGGGTGGATTGCCTATGATAATATGGGGAGTGAACTGGGGCGGAGACAGGTGCACACGAAAGCAGAATCGACTTTACAGGCTGAAGCCATGGGGGTTCGAGATATTCTACTGTGGGCGCAAGAGTGGCGACATCTTCATCTGGACATTTCTTCGGACTGCTTGCAGCTTATAAATCAACTGGCAGGTGCTGACAAGGATGACCACAAGATTATGGGCATTCTTGAGGACATCCGTGCTTCCTATAGTTTCTTTCATTGCCTATGTTTTAATTTTATCCCGAGGCGGTTAAATAGCATAGCGCATAACCTTGCGAAGCAAGCCATGAAATTGTGAAAACCTTATTTACAGctgtcaacaaaaaaaaaaaaaatctaatatTTCAAACAGGTCGTGCGAAGCGCGAGATGCTACCTAGTATATGGTAATATGGAGGCTTATAAAGTAAGCGCGACAAAATATTAAAGCTTCGTAATTTGACGAACTGCATGAATATGCAATATAGTAAGTAAATGCAACATTACGATTACAAGGGGTTAAGTTAAAGCATAAAATTAGTTATTCATACATACTTACATAGCTATATTTTACCATATTACATGATCTAATTATAATGTCCCGTGTAATTTATACATTATTcaatgtttattatgatataaaaCTTATTATTCCGTCCATCATTTGGTGTACGTTGTTACGCAATTTGCGCCAAagttttaataaattttaaatatacGGTTTTTTTAGTATCATCTCATCTTAATTATATGCACCATGTAAACTTTTTTAATCTCCACATTAAATTTATTAACCAAATCTAAAATCATAAATATAATTTGATATAAACTTAATCATGTATTTTTATAGTTGCTAATAAAAACATTTGAAATAACATACCcgtgtaatttgcattggtttaAAACTAGTAACTTTAAAGAAGCTTGCTTATTGTTGGTAAGAGGTTTGTTGTAAAAAGGTTTGTGTTTTTGATGATTTGGCATTTGACAAACTCAAAATGAGTTCTTCTATTGTGGATGCCCTAAGTAGTACGAGTACCTACCTGTATGGATAAGACAAAAATGAAATGATTAGAGaataataaaatatttgtcgtatCTATATAAATGGATCATTATTTGAACCGTTGTTAGAATTTGTGTTCATTTTAATTGCATGTGAATTAGATGAGTCCGTACATAAAAAAAAGCataagttgatgacaatcaatgTAATTCAAGTACGTCAACTTTTCATAAAACAAAGCATACCAATAGACTTTTCATTGACGAATGACGTTTTAGTCTCCTTCTTTCTAATATAACCTTGTCTATTAAGTTTCCAACGCATTTCAACTAATACAATTTCCTTGTCATTCTAGTACTAGTATCTTTATTCCTATATATTTTGGCACTTGAACGAAGTTTCTAAGACCATTCCTAAGTAAAGGTCACGCTAACTAGGTTACGGTCTGATTTTACTTTTAATTCCACCTTATTAACCTTGATTCATTTTCACCCTCTCAAGCAGAAGGTCGTGATCTAGGTCATCAACCCAGTCATTGGAGTTGTCCTTTTTTGTATCCAACAAATCAGAAATTGACACCTATTGGGTCATGGAAGAGGTCACAAGAATTAAGcagaggtcacaaattgacctccaaaggtcacaaattgacctttggTCACAAATTAGCAATTTTGGTCACcaattaagtaatttaattaagtCACTAACCATGATCATGTAACGTCATGACcaagcaattgaccttgcttggggatggtctaaaacacaaaaaaaaacaaaaaaaaaaacataattcgTTCAGTAGGTATCTTCAAAGACGGTATTTGTAATTCGCTATAATGTATAGTATGATGATGACGAAAATGGAGAATGTAGTTTTGGAAGAGAAACAGAAGAAAGAAGGGTTGTTGGACTTGGTGTTTTCTTGGTCACCCAAGGATCTTCTTAACAATAACCTCTACAAGAATAAGGTATTCGTTTCGACCTTATTTTACCCTTCTGTTTGGAGCAAAGAATATTTACCGGGAAATTATTTCCTTAGTTTCTATAGCAAAAACGATTTGATGAAAATTGAAAATGTAGTGAACCGTTTTCCTTCTACAAGTCAAATTCAATCGTACTCTCATTCTCCATTTAATTTCCATAATCTCATTATAATAAAACTTATTATACTGTCCCGTGTAATTGATATATTACTcaatgtttattatgatataaaaCTTATTATTCCGTCCATCATTTGGTGTATGTTGTTACGCAATTTGCGCTAAagttttaataaattttaaatatacGGTTATTTTTTAGTATCATCTCATCTTAATTATATGCACCATGTAAACTTTTTTAATCTCCACATTAAATTTATTAACCAAATCTAAAATCATAAATATAATTTGATATAAACTTAATCATGTATTTTTATAGTTGCTAATAAAAACATTTGAAATAACATACCCGTgtaatttgcacgggtttaagactagtaAACCTTAAAAAAGCTTGCTTATTGTTGGTAAGAGATTTGTTGTAAAAAGGTTTGTGTTTTTGATGATTTGACATTTGATACAGAGGCGGACCTAAGGAGTAGCAAGGGGTAGCCCTTGCTTGCTACCCCAAACCCAGAAAATTCAATGAAGAAGACGATAGTATGCTACCCCGAAAACCATCTGACAAGCagtaagaaataaataaaaacaagacCATAGAAAAAATAATAGTCTGCTTTGATGTAGTGGTAAGCTTCTCTGCCTAGCATCCAAGATGTCTGAGGTTCTAATCTAAATAGCAGCACCTTTTTGAAATGTTTTTTCTAATCTAGCTTATAATCTATGCTTGACAATCTAAAGCTTGCaatctatcttttttttttcctttctcatAATTTTATATCCTCTTATTCCTACTTTACTTCTTtcatatttattttattgttttccaTTATATCAAGCTTGATATTTACTCTTATTCCTAGTTCATCTCTTTTTTCCATTATTACGATAATTCTTTACTTCTCTTAAACTTTTAAAGtgaaaaattaacaaaaaaaattaatttttaaaAAGTGTACGAAaacatataataatataatacaaTCATATAAAACTAAATCTCATATGTTAGTTACATTTGATGGTCAAACGActtattcacacaaaatatttgGTTAGAAGTGTTACTCTCTAAGACGTGTGAGAAATAATCAACAACATACCATACTCTACCTGCAATTTTTTTTATCGTATCTCCAAATGAAAGATATGATTAATATGGACAAAAGCAAgtcatttgtcaaaaaaaaatcTAGTTTCTTAATTTTACGGGTATTTTAGCAGGAATTTTTTTTACTAAACTTCGCTACCCCATATTTTAAATCTTGGGTCCGTCCCTGATTTGATAAACCTCAAAATGGGTTCTTCTAGTGTGGATGCCCTAAGTAGTACCTACCTACAGGGGCGGACCCACCTAATAGCAAGGGGTGGCGTCCGCTACCCCAAACGTAAAGAAAATGGTTTACAAGACGGTTTTTTGCTACCCCAATTATTGTTGAACAGTAGATAAGTAGATATTATTCTATTAAATTTTCAATAAACATCTTCTGGTTCAGTGGTTAAGGCTTTGGTTTTCCACCAATTGGCCTGGGTTCGAATCTCCTTACATTCATATAtagagtaattttttttttttgctacccCATATATTAAATCTTGGGTCCGCCCCTGCCTACCTATATGGATAGACAAAAATGAAATGGTTAGAAAATAATAAAATGTTGGTCGTATCTATATAAGTGGATCATTATTTGAACCGTTGTTAGAATTTGTGTTCATTTTAATTGCATGTGAATTAgatgcacaaattctcattgaagacatgataccattttacctcacaaagtacccactttttctctctctgcaacactattcatgtagtcccctttctccactaacccattttgttaccattttatctcacaaaatatccgccacaaatggtaacccgtcaccaGGGAGACCAATTGAATTAAATGAGTCCGTACATAAAAAAAATCataagttgatgacaatcaatgTAATTCAAGTACGTCAACTTTTCATAAAACAAAGCATACCAATAGACTTTTCATTGACGAATGACGTTTTAGTCTCCTTCTTTCTAATATAACCTTGTCTATTAAGTTTCCAACGCGTTTCAACTAGTACAATTTCGTTGTCATTGTAGTAGTATCTTTATTCCTATATATTTTGGCACTTGAAGTTTctaaaacacacacacacaaaaaaacatAATTCATTATCAGTAGGTATCTTGAAAAACGATATTTGTAATTCGCTATAATGTATAGTATGATGATGACGAAAATGGAGAATGTAGTTTTggaagagaaaaagaagaaacAAGGGTTGTTGGACTTGGTGTTTTCTTGGTCACTCAAGGATCTTCTTAACAATAACCTCTACAAGAATAAGGTATTCGTCTCCACTTTATTTTACCCTTTTGTTTGGAGCAAAGAATATTTACCGGGAAGTTATTTCCTTAGTTTCTATAGCAAAAACGATTTGATGAAAATGTAGTGAATCGTTTTTCTTCTACAAGTCAAATTCAATCGTATTCACATACATTCTCCATTTAATTTCCATCATCTCATGTTCGTGTTTTTACGGCTAGTAGTTATTGGATAATTATCGTTAGTTTCTTTATTTTATTACTCCTATTTTTCATTATCGACTATGCAATTTTGTCAACAAGTTGGTTTGAAGTAAAGCTTATTTTGCTAAAACTTGATAATCTACATAGCAAAGGTTCAgcttttattttttcaaatcgTCACAAACTCACAATCACATTATGTTGTAATAGTCCCTTCGTTTTGTTTTATTAGGGAAAAAAATTTGTTTCGTTTTGCCACTAATTAATGGCAATTTCCCATGCCAATATTTTAGAAATCCAAAGTTAATATACTCTTTATATGGAgttttttttctaaaataggGTTTAACACTAAAGAAATTAACCAAATGGGTCTTTGTTGAAACTTATTAAAAATGGGCCCACGCGTCATCTGGAAAATTAGCTCAGTATTCAAGTCACTTCCCCACTAAGCGACTACATCCCGTGTGAATATAAATGTTGTGGTTACAAATTTCAGCCCAAGTCGCTCTGGGGGCCAGCGGCTTGAGGCCCAAGTCGCTCAGTGGGCCAGCGACTTGAGCCCAACTATAgtatttttatcaaaaaaaaaataattgaagGAGAATCGAACCCTAGACATCCAGAACTTGTCAGTACTCCTAACCACTATGCCAAGCGAAATACAATAGTTAAATGAAGCGCTAAATTCTTATATTGAGAACTAGATTCTGAGCGCTGCTTTTGGTacttaatattatatttttaacgCGCCAAATTATCAACCTATTACGACTGGTGTAGTGGATAGGAGAGGAAGTATTCCAGGGTTCGAATCCTCCCAGATTTATGtttcttcttcaattttcaaGAGGAATTTATCATGCTTAAGCTTAACTACTACTCCTATTTTTGAAACATTTCCAAAgactttttttttaattcttgTGAAAAAtcctaaaacgacatagaaaagATAAAACAAAACATAGGATCCAGATTAGGCGCCACCCAGTGGTGCTAACTCATTTTCCGTATAAGTGTGACTCTTACCGTCACGTTACTAGAATGTAAAACCTTACTCTTCacatttgtcaaaaaaaaaaacatttagttAGTAGGTTATGTCACCAGTATAATTTGTATGCTGTGCTGCAGGTTACTAGAATACCAGACACGTTTTCATCAACAGCTGAATACTTGAAGTCATTCAAGCTGCCACTCATTGAAGAGACTCGAGCCGATTTCTGTTCCGGCTTGGAATCAATAGCTGAATCTCCTGCGTCTGAGATATCGAAAATTTCCATAGATAAGACTCACAAACCCCCTAAAGAATTGCACTATGAAATCACTATCAGACCCGTTACTGACCTGCACAATCCTGGTGGACATTATGATCCACAGTCTGGTGATGTTTTTGCTCTCTCTAATGTTAGACCTCAAAACATTGGTGATCTGGTCCGCCCTGGTCAAAACATTATCTTCGCCTTTGTTGAAAAGGCTAGTGAAGATGAACCTTCTATTTTGATAACACCATCCGAGGTATTAGATCGTTCAGAGCTACTAAGCAAGAAAAAAGAGACGAAACTGTTTGCTACGTTTGTGATGAACTTGACTACCAATAAGAGAATATGGAAAGCACttcaccctagtcctaaatcccCTAACTTGGGTCTTCTTGAAAATTTGCTGCAACATAACCCTTCTGTGAGTCAAACTGTTATGTATTCTTCTAAATTGTCGACGATTGTTTATCAATTCTCTAATTTGCTCTAAGTCGTATTCAAACATGCAGGGTGACAATGAGGAATGTTCTGTTTGTGTTTCTGAGGAAGTCAGTAAGGCCAGGAAGTCTAGTGTGTTAGCCATTATTCGGTCGTTTGAATTGGACGAGTCTCAAACGAATGCTGTCCTAAGCAGCATTGATATGGCAAAGTGCTCGCACCAGAAAAACAACGTGAAACTGATTTGGGGTCCACCTGGGACAGGAAAGACCAAGACAGTTGCGTCTTTGTTGTTTGTGCTTCTGAAGCTCAAAGTCAGGACACTGACTTGTGCGCCAACTAACATAGCAGTTCTACAAGTCGCGGAAAGGCTTGTGAAGATCTTCCTAGGGTCAGTCAGAGAATATGATACTTACGGGTTGGGAGACATCGTGTTGTATGGAAATGGAGAAAGAATGAAGATAGATGAACATGAAGAGCTTGTTGACGTGTTTCTCCAGTATCGTCTTGAAACTCTGAGAGAATGTCTCTGCCCTTTGACAGGTTGGAAATTTAACTTAGATTCTATGATAAGCTTACTTAAGGATCCCAGACAGCAGTATAATAGTTACTTGGGTGGGCTCAAAAGGCATTGCGATGATACTGAGGATCCTGCAGTAGATGGAAATGCAGTGAATCAGGAGCCAtctaagaagaagaagaacaagaggAACAAAATGAAGGATGTCATCGATGAAGCTTTGAAAGCAAATCAAATAGAGCAGAAAAAAGAAAGTTGTCTGACATTCGAGGAATTTGTGTTAAGAAAATTCCGGTCTGTATCACTTAAGTTAGTTTACTGCGCGAAGAATTTGTACACCCATCTACCAACATTAGCCATCCCTTCCGATGTCGTCGTGCAGATGA from Silene latifolia isolate original U9 population chromosome 5, ASM4854445v1, whole genome shotgun sequence encodes the following:
- the LOC141655145 gene encoding uncharacterized protein LOC141655145, translated to MGLVWNCRGLNNTLAPTIPKIRALVGTKFYDFLFLVETKCNVSRVSPLFRSFGFDKSFGVDAVGASGGLWVGWRKESRMSVVKACNHFIILLVKKYNGLDWYLVLFYGAPCVSLRASVLHEVEKWLESCKAPFLMVGDFNQVEYRCDKLSLSQRAIGGADDFNLWKIRNELLDILFKGPRFTWCNNRKGEKRVYERIDKAYGSKDWFTFFPNTGIKHYPIQISDHAPIEVDLNLVDAKGSRPYKLDAWVLEHEECMEKIRNEWRRTVIGSPAYQVNRKLARIRTCAKHWALDKRAEWRMKWEEFDQKLEQGMSLAIAGNGDEEYSAVNEEVTEFARAAAAFWKQRAKVKWMVDGDTCTKYFFNWVKGRAGRNHIHGIKGSDGIWYYDMDHIRNEFQNTFMDLFLSSNGNVEWRDHSAFEDLLQPLEHSLSQDDMDRLCRPFTTKEVRTAVF
- the LOC141655146 gene encoding uncharacterized protein LOC141655146; the encoded protein is MWSERWVGGERPEPRDEWLGLNTSHLAILQVRDLLLPDGSWNEGVIKSLFTEEWTMRILVVPRCEGMNSTSEALTWTRHAACVTAINGLWKRLNIFFRDCSFSSRIWAGSNLGIRVEGTEGVSIADWICNWIRYLAKREEGIYQVMSFVATLWALWTMRNRIKFQNQEVNPHIIINMIYRAIRERVNILKKSLDKKTERSNRRLEEEMTLQEESLAIRDGHPVCILGMPSGCAVIRVKVDASWNRNFEAAFGWIAYDNMGSELGRRQVHTKAESTLQAEAMGVRDILLWAQEWRHLHLDISSDCLQLINQLAGADKDDHKIMGILEDIRASYSFFHCLCFNFIPRRLNSIAHNLAKQAMKL
- the LOC141657150 gene encoding helicase sen1-like, producing MYSMMMTKMENVVLEEKKKKQGLLDLVFSWSLKDLLNNNLYKNKVTRIPDTFSSTAEYLKSFKLPLIEETRADFCSGLESIAESPASEISKISIDKTHKPPKELHYEITIRPVTDLHNPGGHYDPQSGDVFALSNVRPQNIGDLVRPGQNIIFAFVEKASEDEPSILITPSEVLDRSELLSKKKETKLFATFVMNLTTNKRIWKALHPSPKSPNLGLLENLLQHNPSGDNEECSVCVSEEVSKARKSSVLAIIRSFELDESQTNAVLSSIDMAKCSHQKNNVKLIWGPPGTGKTKTVASLLFVLLKLKVRTLTCAPTNIAVLQVAERLVKIFLGSVREYDTYGLGDIVLYGNGERMKIDEHEELVDVFLQYRLETLRECLCPLTGWKFNLDSMISLLKDPRQQYNSYLGGLKRHCDDTEDPAVDGNAVNQEPSKKKKNKRNKMKDVIDEALKANQIEQKKESCLTFEEFVLRKFRSVSLKLVYCAKNLYTHLPTLAIPSDVVVQMIQLINLLKTLEMSKESFQFADLMKKKGKLLSILKELLKRFPRPKFDGTLREFCLENARLIFCTASGSIKMQSSVEMVVIDEAAQLKECESAIPLQLPGVRNALLIGDDRQLPAMVQSKVLGNVNFGRSLFQRLSSLGKKKHLLKIQYRMHPTISSFPNRKFYEKSIVDASNVKLRSYTKTFLKGNMYSSYSFINVSSGKEDFRKGHSPRNLAEAEVVNQIIGKLYSYHCNTKTAISVGVISPYKGQVGLMHENFGKKYAARKGNGFTVNVRSVDGFQGGEEDIIIISTVRCNGNGSVGFLSNHQRTNVALTRARYCLWIVGSGSTLANSGTVWQDLVSDAKMRGCFYNADEAAEFKQSLKPGLIKISRTPSKLDPAESLSSQLAKISLDDNQAKLDPFLKYNKVSRRKRGGAITGNGVREGKLK